The following nucleotide sequence is from Komagataeibacter medellinensis NBRC 3288.
TCCATGCGACGGGCAAGGTCCATGTTGTGGGTGGCGATCAGGGCGGCCACGCCATGGGCGCGCACGGTTTGCAGCAGGGCGTCGAACACGGCATCCGATGTATGCACATCCAGGTTGCCCGTCGGTTCATCGGCCAGCAGCACCTGCGGGCGGTTGGCCAGTGCGCGCGCAATGGCCACGCGCTGCTTCTCCCCACCCGAAAGCTTGCCCGGCAGGTGATCCAGCCGGTGTGCAAGGCCAAAGGTCGCCAGCAGTTCATCCGCCCGCGTACGGGCCGCCTTGCGCGCGACGCCCGCGATCATCTGTGGCAGCATGACATTCTCGCGCGCCGTGAATTCGGCCAGCAGATGATGGAACTGGTAGACAAACCCGATCCGCTCACGCCTGATCTGGGTGCGCTGGGCATCCGTCAGCGCACCGGCATCCTGCCCCGCCAGCATGACACAGCCCGCATCGGGCTTTTCCAGCAGCCCCGCCA
It contains:
- a CDS encoding ABC transporter ATP-binding protein, which produces MNETQSAAPLRMDGVARRYISGEETLDVLRGADLTLHPGEIVALVAPSGTGKSTLLHLAGLLEKPDAGCVMLAGQDAGALTDAQRTQIRRERIGFVYQFHHLLAEFTARENVMLPQMIAGVARKAARTRADELLATFGLAHRLDHLPGKLSGGEKQRVAIARALANRPQVLLADEPTGNLDVHTSDAVFDALLQTVRAHGVAALIATHNMDLARRMDRIVTLRDGLVVALAPAT